Genomic segment of Nostoc sp. TCL240-02:
CTAAGCACATTTTTTTATTTTTAAGATAAACGTAGACGCTTCGGCTTGCCGCAGGCTACCGCAGAGGCGCGGAGGGCACAGAGAGAATTATTTAGGAGAAAAAAGTTGTAAAATAAATATCAACACTCATGTATTAATTGTGCGGCTGCAATCACTGCTTGTCCTAAAGATAAACCGCCGTCATTAGCTGGAACTAAGCTGTGAGTCAGTACTTTTATTCCCAATGTTTGTAATCGTTTGGTAACTTGCTCTAACAATATACAATTTTGAAATACTCCTCCTGTTAAAGCTACCTGATTAATCAGATTTTTTTGGGAAAGATGCTTAACTATTTCCACAATCGCATTAGCTAAACCTTTGTGAAATTTTGCAGCTATAACTGGCTGTGGAATCTGCTGCTGTAAGTCCTTGAGCAAGGCTTGCCACATTGGACGCGGGTCTATACAATAAATACTATCTGAAAAGCTAAAACTAAAAGAGTATATTGGCGTTTCTTTATCATTATTTAAGCTGCTAACATCTACTATAGCTTCAAGTGCGATCGCAGCTTGTCCTTCATAGCTACATTCATCTCTATAAATACCGATAGCCGCCGCCACTGCATCGAACAACCGCCCCACAGAAGATGCTGGAGGTGAGTTAATTTTCTTCTCCATAAGTTGATTGAGTAGTTTTAGTGGTTTTTTATTCAGAAATTTTACGATTTCTAAATCAGCATACTGTTTTTGGCAATCATCCCAAAGATTAGCAGCTATTAATTGGGCGTAGGTATTACGCCAAGGCTGATAAGTTGCCTGTTCACCACCAATCATTGCTACTGCTTTAAATGTTGCTAGTCGCTGAAACTTTCGATAATCTGCTACAAGAAATTCTCCACCCCAGAGTGTGCCATTATCACCGTAACCTAAACCATCTAAAGCAATACCTAATACTGGAGGTGAATCTAAAGGAATTCCATTTTCTGCCATACAAGCAGCAATATGGGCGTGATGATGTTGGATTTGATGAATTGGAATTTGATTTGTATCTGCTAGTTCTTTCCCAAGTTTGCTTGAAAGATATTCAGGATGTTTATCAATGGCAATTACTTCTGGTTTATGTTCAAATAAATTTAAGTATAAATTTAAAGTCTCTTGGTAAGCATTGAAAGCCGCAACATTTTCTAAATCTCCCAGATGTTGAGATAGAATCGCTTCTCCTTCACGCAATAAACAAAAGGTATTTTTTAATTCACTACCCATTGCTAAAATTTGCGGTACATCGTGAAATCCCGCCGGTAAACTAATTGATGCTGGTGCATATCCTCTGGCACGGCGAATTGTTTGGGTTTTATCGCTGATAACTCTTACTACTGAATCATCTACTCGATTAATAATCTCTCGATTGTGAAAGATAAAATAATCAGCAATTGCCCCTAATTTTTCTCTTGCTTCATCATTATCAATACATTGTGGTTCATCAGCAAGATTACCACTTGTTAAAACAATTGGGCGATTCATTCGCCGCAAAATTAAATGATGTAAGGGCGTATAAGGTAACATAAAACCAAGGGTATTTTGCCCGGATGCTACCGATGGTGCTACTATTTTTTTACCTATTGCTTGTAATAAAACAATTGGTGCAGCAGAACTTGTCAATAATTCTTTTTCTTTAGCGTTGACAGTACAATATTGTTCAATTATCTCAATATCTCGCGCCATTAAAGCAAATGGTTTGTGATAGCGCTTTTTATGCTGACGGAGTTTTTGTACAGCAGTTTCTTGAGTTGCATCGCAAGCCAGATGAATACCACTTAACCCTTTAATTGCGACAATCTCGCCTTTTTGCAACAAAGTACAAACGGCATCCACATCATCTAGCATGGAAAACATGGAAGCAGTAACCGATTTACCATCAGCACGTTCTAACCAAGCTGAAGGGCCGCAAACATGGCAAGCTACAGGTTGGGCGTGAAAACGGCGGTTTTCGACATCATAGTATTCCTTTGCACATTTGGGACATATCACAAACGCAGACATACTGGTATTGTATCTGTCATAAGGAATGGCACGAATAATACTCAAGCGGGGGCCGCAATGAGTGCAATTAGTAAAGGGGTAGCGATAAAAGCGGCTGAAAGGGTCAAATATTTCTTGTTGACACTGGGGACAAGTGGCTGCATCAGGAGTAATTTCTGTGTTAATGGCATTACTAACACTAGTAGAAATCACAAAATTATCAAATTTAAATTCGCCTTCATAAGGAGTTCTAGTTAGTTTGTTAATTTTTGCTAGTGGTGGACATTCTGTTTGCAATCTGGTAACAAATTCTGTTAATGCTTCCTCACTACCAGATACCCGAATTAATACACCTTCACCATCATTACAAACATCTCCGCGCAAACCGCAAGCTTTAGCCAGACGATATACGGTAGGGCGAAATCCTACTCCCTGAACAGTACCGCGAACTCTAATTTCTTCAGTCGCCATATAAATTTGACTTTCCAAAATTACGAATTACGAATTATTAAACTGCCACAACAAAATTCGGTTATTTCCAGAATCAGCTATTACCAACCTATTGCCACAAATTTTTATCCCGTAACACCAATTTAAACTATCTCGTTTAGGCAATCTGTAATTACGATTTTCACCTTTACTTTGAAAATTTATTTGTCCTGCCAACCCATCTGCCATTACACCTTGCAGTGATAAAATTGATTCTGGCTTTCTCCATCCTAACAAACGAGAATTAGCAGTATCTGCAACTACTAACCAATCGCCAGCCACCGCCACACCATAAGGCATACTTAAACTACTAGCGCTAGGATAATAAACTCCTTGATTCATTTCCACAAAATCAAAGCTTTTTTGTCCTAAAACCACTGCACAAGGAGTATTATTTTCTGTAGGTATTCCTTGCCAAATCATTACTCGGTGATTACCTGCATCGCTGACAACCAAATTATCTCCCCAAAAAGCGATGTCGTGACACCATCGCATACTCGCTGCGGTTGGAGAATCACCGCCGTTTTCATTGCGAGATATCATATCTGGTTGTCCCAAAACTAAATCAGCAGGTTGACCATTTTCTGTTGGTAATTGATGCCAAATTAATAGCCTTCGATTACCAGTGTCAGCAATAAATAGCCGTCCTTGATGATAGTAAACACCATAAGGCCAGTGCATTGTACTAGCAGATGCTTGCTGATTTCCTCGATTTGGTTCATTATCGGTAAAATTAACTTGCCCTAATACCAAATCTGCTGGAACATTGTTATCTTCTGGTAAGCTTTTCCAAATCAAAACCCGATGATTCCAAGCATCGGCTACAGCTAACCCTTCGCTGCAAGCACAAATCCCTGTTGGTACACTTAAAGTTGCCCTTCCCGGTATATTTTTAGCATTTTGTCCTTCATGATAAAAATCTGGTTGTCCAATTACCCAATCAGCCGGTTGACTATCTCTGGTGGGTAAATTTTGCCATCCTAATAATCGATGATGTCCTGTATCTGATACCCATAAAGGACCAGTTTCTGATAATAAACAAGCACCACGAGGCCCAAACATATTTGTCGCATTAGGCGCTACAGGTATGACTAATTGTTCTGGTTCAATAATGTTACCTAAAATTACCTCTGCACCTTGAGGTGATAGAGGCAAATTTTGAAAATTTTCTGTTGCTTCTAGCGGTAATTGTGATATGGAATTATTTATGATTGGGATATCCATGAACCGCAGATAGACGCTGATATTTATTTAAAAACATTAATGTTGATTAGCGTGTAACAACAGTAACGGTTTTGCATTATACTTTTTTTAAATTTAGTTAAAACCTTTAATTAATTTTGATATTAATCAAGCCTAAAAAATTAAGTTATCCTTTAGTAACTTTTGCAACATAGCGAATTTTTGGCATGAGTGCGCGATATACTGAAATGAGTAAGCAAACTGGGGTTTGAGAAAGTAAAATCTTCTTTTACTTGCGGAAAACACTAAAATGAGTAAGTCAAATGACCTTTTGCTTGCGGAAAACACCAAAATGAGTAAGCAAACTGGAGTTTGAATAAGTAAAAGCTTCTTTTGCTTGCGGAAAACACTAAAATGAATAAGCAAACTGGGGTTTGAATAAGTCAAATGACCTTTTGAGAAAGTAATATGCCTTTTTACTTTCTCAAAACGCTAAAATCAATACCTGAATTACTTAAATGAGAATGAATTCAGAAATATTGAGAAAGTATTTAGGCAATTTACTTGCACAAAATACTAAAATGAATGCGCGAACTACTGAAATGAAAAAGCAAAGTAGCTGTGATTGACTAGTCGCCAAGTATATTTGCTGAAATGTCACCTTCGCATTATCATTTTTGCATTTTCACAAAAACCTTATCGCCTTTAATCTTGACTGGGTATGACTGAAGCGAAATATCAGGCGCAGTTAAGCATTCACCTGTCTCTAATTTGTACTGGAATCCGTGGGAAGGACAGGTAATAATACCATCTTCAATTTTACCCTTTTCTAAGGGAGATCCTAGATGACTGCAAGCATTCCGGTAGCATTTTACTGTAGTACCTTGACGATGTAAAATTAGTGAAGTACCAGCAAGTTGTACTGTCACTACACTAAATTCAGGAACTTCATCAAGGGTCGCTACTTTCATCCAAGTACAAGTTATTTTTGCAGAGAATGGACTGATTAAACTAGAATTAGCATTGTTAACAGTAGAACTGTTATTAACTGCCACTACTTTGATAATTTCGGGGCAATGGTTTTTTATTGCTTGTTCTACTCCCTGAGATAAAGTTAAATTAGAAGTCGGACAACTGCTGCAAGTTCCGATTAATCTAACTTCTACTGTATCTGGTGGTTTAATTGCCACTAATTCTACATCACCGTTATGGCTTTTTAAGCCTGGGCGAACTTCTTCAAGCGCTGTCTGAATGCGTTGTGAAAGCGGAGGTTTTGGTGGTTTAACTAGTTCGTGATACAGTAGCACTGCATAGACTATTTCATCTGCAACTGCATGGCGCAAAGCTGGCATTGATTCTTCTTTCAGACTTTTAATCAAGCTAGTCAATGCAGCTTTATGCAAAGCTTCTATTGCTCTTTTTAAACCCACTGCTACACACCGTTGGCTTTCATCCCACTCGGATATAATTGCCTCAAAACGATTAATTTCCTGAACTAATTCTTCAAGATTGGGCATAGAGAATTGGGCATGGGGCATTGGTTATTCACAAAGGACAATTCACTTCATTTTGAAGTCTTTGAGGAGAAATGGCATAATTATGCCTGTCACTAAGCTAGATAATATTATTGGTAAGTAGAAGGGAATCGGTGCTTGTGCGAGTAAAACTAGTAGTAAGAAACCTACAGCAATACCAATAGTAGTTTGCTTGACAAAATACACTGGGTTGCGTAGTAGCTTTCCTTTAAAAAATAACTTGGCAGAAAACCAACCTATCTCTAACATATTTTCTCCTAATAATTTGTCAAGAAATTTAAGGCAGCAAGCCCTAAGAAGATGGCGGGAATTACACCCGCAGGGGCGAATAATGCACCAAGCATTGCTGAAAACTGATAGCCTATATCTTTACCAGCTAATAGCATTCCACCAATTGCACCGCCGACCATAGATAAGGCGGCTGCTATGATTAGCCACACTAATTCTGTTGCTATGTTCAGATCGCCATCTGCTAAACTTGTGAGAAAATTCATCAGATTTTGCGTTGTTAAAATATCTCTCATGCTGTTTTTTTACTCATTGTTAAAGTAATAAGAGTTCAATGAGATTCATAACTCTTAACCCTTCATTTCTGCTTCTACGTCTTGTAGTGCTTGAACTACTACTTCTAATTGTGAAATTTGTTGGTGTTCCGTAAATATTTCTAAAGCAGCTTGATAGTAAACACGCGCTTGCAAAAGATTTTTAGGATTACCAGCTTCTGGTTTTTCGGGATCGTCTGGTAAGTTGAATAGGGCGTTGGCTTTGTTTGAAATTGTGTTAGCGTACTCTAAAGGTGTATCTTTGATGTTACGCACTTTTAACGCTTCGTCATAAGCTGCGATCGCTCTTAAGTTATTCTCTACAGGATGGGAACTTACTAGGTATTGCAAAGCATTACCTAAATTGTTCTGCAACATCGCGTATTCTCTAGGATGGTCAATCAAATTAATATGCTTTAGCGCCACCTCAAATGATTGCACAGCTAACCCTTGACGCAAGTATTCCCGTTCCGATGCCAGTGGCATAGAAAGGTATGCGATCGCAATATTGTTATACAAAATAGCGTATTCTTGAGGGTAATCCTCCCAAGTAAAGACCCGCAAAGCCTCATGATAAGCCTGGATGCTGTCAGTTATTCGCGCCAAATTAAATGGCACTAGCGACTGCAACACCAGACCAAAATTCATCTGTGTCTCTGCCACTTCCTCTGGCGTTGCTAATTGTTGTAAAATCGGTAATGCTTCTTCATAACCGACTTTCGCTTGCATCAACAGTTGGTAATCAGCATCCGGTATTGCCTGTAACGTCCCCGCCATACCTACTTGGGCCCTGGCTTTTAATAAGGGATACTCCTCACCACACATTTGATATGCCCGGTAATATAACCCAACTGCATTTCGCAAGTCTTGGGCAGCTTTGGGCTTTTTTTGAAAACCCTGTGCTATCTCAATCAGCATCTGGATTTTTTCTTCTGCTGAAGCTGACTCTGAAGCAACAGCTGCTACCGCAGCCTTCACTGCTGAATCTGTAATGCTGGGGGTCATAACTCTGCCGTACTCTAGCCAATTGGGAATTGAATCTGTCAACGCCCACGAATGATTGAGATACGTAAAAGCATCTAATCACGGGCCATACTGATTTACGCAGGCTTCGAGTCCTTTAGGCGGAATTCCCCTTTTTTATTTGAGCTAAGATTAAAGACTAGAAACTAGGGAAAAAACTTAATCCCCTATAGCTAATGTCTTATGCCATGCTCAATACAATACTATAAAACACCCTATTTCTAAAATTCTAGGGGGAAATTGCTAATATTAATGTCAGTTTTAAACACCTAATTTTTTTTAAATACTTTTTGTATCATCGTCTTATACAATTTCAATATTTTTTATTGAATTGTTGACATACATAATATTTATTGTACTCAAAATAGTTACCACGGGTTAGTCGTTGTGTAAAATATATTCATCAACTGTAAAACAAGCTCCTTTGAAAACAGACAGTATCTTTTATCGAATCTTTCAGAGTATCCCCAGTACTTTTTTTGAACTGATTAACCAACTACCTCAATTAGCTAGTGCTTACCAATA
This window contains:
- a CDS encoding DUF2887 domain-containing protein; the protein is MKTDSIFYRIFQSIPSTFFELINQLPQLASAYQY
- the hypF gene encoding carbamoyltransferase HypF; this translates as MATEEIRVRGTVQGVGFRPTVYRLAKACGLRGDVCNDGEGVLIRVSGSEEALTEFVTRLQTECPPLAKINKLTRTPYEGEFKFDNFVISTSVSNAINTEITPDAATCPQCQQEIFDPFSRFYRYPFTNCTHCGPRLSIIRAIPYDRYNTSMSAFVICPKCAKEYYDVENRRFHAQPVACHVCGPSAWLERADGKSVTASMFSMLDDVDAVCTLLQKGEIVAIKGLSGIHLACDATQETAVQKLRQHKKRYHKPFALMARDIEIIEQYCTVNAKEKELLTSSAAPIVLLQAIGKKIVAPSVASGQNTLGFMLPYTPLHHLILRRMNRPIVLTSGNLADEPQCIDNDEAREKLGAIADYFIFHNREIINRVDDSVVRVISDKTQTIRRARGYAPASISLPAGFHDVPQILAMGSELKNTFCLLREGEAILSQHLGDLENVAAFNAYQETLNLYLNLFEHKPEVIAIDKHPEYLSSKLGKELADTNQIPIHQIQHHHAHIAACMAENGIPLDSPPVLGIALDGLGYGDNGTLWGGEFLVADYRKFQRLATFKAVAMIGGEQATYQPWRNTYAQLIAANLWDDCQKQYADLEIVKFLNKKPLKLLNQLMEKKINSPPASSVGRLFDAVAAAIGIYRDECSYEGQAAIALEAIVDVSSLNNDKETPIYSFSFSFSDSIYCIDPRPMWQALLKDLQQQIPQPVIAAKFHKGLANAIVEIVKHLSQKNLINQVALTGGVFQNCILLEQVTKRLQTLGIKVLTHSLVPANDGGLSLGQAVIAAAQLIHEC
- a CDS encoding NifU family protein, yielding MPNLEELVQEINRFEAIISEWDESQRCVAVGLKRAIEALHKAALTSLIKSLKEESMPALRHAVADEIVYAVLLYHELVKPPKPPLSQRIQTALEEVRPGLKSHNGDVELVAIKPPDTVEVRLIGTCSSCPTSNLTLSQGVEQAIKNHCPEIIKVVAVNNSSTVNNANSSLISPFSAKITCTWMKVATLDEVPEFSVVTVQLAGTSLILHRQGTTVKCYRNACSHLGSPLEKGKIEDGIITCPSHGFQYKLETGECLTAPDISLQSYPVKIKGDKVFVKMQK